A window of Citrobacter amalonaticus contains these coding sequences:
- a CDS encoding ParA family plasmid-partitioning AAA ATPase, protein MIIVLGSQKGGVGKSTLAVSIAAYLMSLGKRVLIVDADDQKSVLTWYNNRPEELPHIPVTGATGNIKAMLKEHEKSYDFVIADCAGRDSAEMRSGLMAADVFISPLRPSQMDLDVVPHTCSVFTAAKDFNEDVRGYLVLNMTPTNMFVNEANQAAEVLKDYPEMHLASSRVCDRKAHRDAWAESMTIFETQNNKAKEEVEALVKEVIL, encoded by the coding sequence ATGATCATAGTTCTTGGAAGTCAAAAAGGCGGTGTTGGCAAAAGTACGCTGGCTGTTTCCATCGCGGCGTATCTTATGTCTCTTGGTAAAAGAGTTCTTATTGTTGATGCAGATGACCAGAAATCAGTATTAACCTGGTATAACAACCGTCCTGAAGAACTACCCCATATACCGGTTACAGGCGCGACTGGCAACATCAAAGCAATGTTAAAGGAACACGAAAAATCCTATGATTTTGTCATTGCAGACTGTGCTGGTCGTGATAGTGCAGAAATGCGTAGTGGATTGATGGCCGCAGATGTATTCATTTCTCCTTTGCGCCCTTCACAGATGGACCTGGATGTTGTGCCTCATACATGCTCTGTATTTACGGCAGCAAAAGATTTTAATGAGGATGTTCGAGGATATCTCGTTTTAAACATGACTCCCACTAACATGTTTGTTAATGAAGCCAATCAGGCAGCTGAAGTACTCAAGGATTACCCAGAAATGCATCTGGCAAGCTCCCGAGTATGCGATCGTAAAGCACATCGAGATGCCTGGGCAGAATCAATGACAATTTTTGAAACGCAGAACAATAAAGCTAAAGAAGAAGTTGAGGCACTGGTCAAGGAAGTTATTTTATGA